In Sporomusaceae bacterium FL31, the following are encoded in one genomic region:
- a CDS encoding cysteine synthase: MSKIANSITDLIGGTPLLKLGRITEDSKAKVVVKLELFNPGGSVKDRIGFSMIKAAEEQGLITKDTVIIEPTSGNTGIALAFIAAARGYRLILTMPETMSIERRSLLKVYGAELVLTPGAEGMKGAVRKAEELAAQTPNSFIPQQFNNPANPAIHRATTAEEIWEDTNGQVDIVVGGVGTGGTITGIGEILKNRNPNIQIVAVEPYDSPVLSGGQPGPHKIQGIGAGFVPNVLNLEIVDEIYKVKNEEAVETAQRLAREEGILVGISSGAAAFAGLQLAKRKDNAGKLIVVVLPDTGERYISTALFQNS; the protein is encoded by the coding sequence ATGTCTAAAATTGCCAATAGTATAACTGATTTGATCGGCGGGACTCCTTTACTAAAACTTGGCCGGATCACAGAAGATTCCAAAGCTAAGGTTGTTGTTAAACTGGAATTGTTTAATCCAGGCGGCAGTGTAAAGGATCGGATTGGTTTTAGTATGATTAAAGCAGCTGAGGAACAAGGCCTCATTACAAAAGATACGGTCATTATCGAGCCCACCAGTGGAAATACAGGGATTGCTCTGGCTTTTATTGCAGCAGCGCGTGGTTATCGTCTGATTTTGACTATGCCTGAAACCATGAGCATTGAACGCCGCAGTTTGCTCAAAGTTTATGGTGCCGAATTAGTCCTCACTCCCGGTGCTGAGGGCATGAAAGGTGCGGTACGCAAAGCTGAAGAACTAGCGGCTCAGACTCCTAATTCATTCATTCCTCAACAATTTAACAATCCAGCCAATCCAGCCATTCACCGTGCCACGACGGCCGAAGAAATTTGGGAAGATACCAATGGGCAGGTGGATATTGTTGTCGGTGGCGTTGGTACCGGGGGCACCATTACCGGGATTGGTGAAATTCTGAAAAATCGCAATCCCAATATTCAGATTGTTGCTGTGGAACCCTATGATTCGCCTGTATTGTCTGGCGGTCAGCCGGGGCCTCATAAAATTCAAGGAATTGGGGCCGGTTTTGTTCCAAATGTCTTGAACTTGGAGATTGTTGATGAAATCTATAAAGTTAAAAATGAGGAAGCAGTAGAAACTGCGCAGCGTTTAGCGCGGGAAGAAGGTATTCTGGTTGGAATTTCATCAGGAGCGGCTGCTTTTGCAGGTCTGCAACTGGCAAAACGAAAAGATAATGCCGGTAAACTTATTGTCGTTGTACTGCCTGATACTGGTGAGCGTTATATTAGTACTGCGTTATTTCAAAATAGCTGA
- a CDS encoding ABC transporter ATP-binding protein: MSNHTAEISQVHDQAKIVARNIRQVYKIKESDGSGVTEFVAIKQFDLTVKQGEFLAIVGPSGCGKSTFLDMVAGLTKPNSGEIFIDGKLITGPALDRGIVLQGYALFPWRTVQKNVEFGLEIKKVPAKERQEISKRFIELVGLEKFADRYPHELSGGMKQRVAIARALAYDPEVLLMDEPFAALDAQTREILQEELLRIWETTKKTVIFVTHGIDEAVFLADRVAVMTANPGTLKEIVEIDLPRPRDNSVRSSAEFGWFRHKIWELLQGEQIVAKPPSTGGNVADSISSSAQL; this comes from the coding sequence ATGTCTAATCATACAGCTGAGATTTCACAGGTTCACGATCAAGCTAAAATTGTGGCCCGCAATATCCGGCAAGTCTATAAAATTAAAGAAAGCGATGGTAGTGGCGTTACAGAATTTGTCGCCATTAAGCAATTTGATCTTACTGTCAAGCAGGGCGAATTTTTAGCCATTGTTGGGCCAAGTGGCTGCGGCAAATCAACGTTTTTGGATATGGTCGCCGGCTTAACGAAGCCTAACTCAGGAGAAATATTTATTGATGGGAAGTTGATTACTGGCCCGGCCTTGGATCGAGGAATTGTTCTTCAGGGTTATGCTCTATTTCCTTGGCGGACAGTACAAAAAAATGTTGAGTTCGGTTTGGAAATAAAGAAAGTTCCTGCCAAAGAGCGCCAGGAAATCAGTAAACGCTTTATTGAACTGGTTGGTTTAGAAAAGTTTGCTGACCGGTACCCGCATGAGTTGTCAGGCGGTATGAAACAACGGGTAGCAATTGCCAGAGCGCTGGCCTATGATCCGGAAGTTTTGTTGATGGATGAACCTTTTGCAGCACTTGATGCGCAAACCAGAGAAATCCTGCAAGAAGAGCTATTGCGTATTTGGGAAACAACCAAGAAAACGGTTATTTTTGTCACTCACGGAATTGATGAAGCAGTTTTCCTTGCAGACCGTGTAGCTGTTATGACGGCCAATCCAGGGACACTCAAAGAAATTGTCGAAATAGATTTGCCTCGTCCCCGTGACAACAGTGTTCGCTCATCAGCTGAGTTTGGCTGGTTCAGACATAAAATATGGGAGTTGCTGCAAGGAGAACAAATTGTTGCAAAACCTCCGTCAACAGGTGGTAATGTAGCTGATTCAATCTCTTCTTCAGCCCAATTATAA
- a CDS encoding sulfonate ABC transporter permease — translation MIFQYGSIKKLVIQSAGIIALLCLWEIGPRLGWGDPQFLPPFSVILSECWKMFVDGSLYSHLVISLWRVVLGLLLAAVIALPAGFLLAGRFPAYIKKLNLLFRLLSHINPFSLSPLFLLLFGIGETAKLAIIVFVCVWPILFHTLTGVQNVDPMLIKTARSMKVTDYILAKEVLFPGALPTVITGLRIATQMAVFMLVAAEMLGAKAGLGWLIHNSAMLFAIPRLYAGGLFIILTGFLINKTIVRIEKNSMFWQQSVRLLDAEGDQLKTYAAKQYVPVLAVAMMAIIGLGGLELHNLDAQQAYRENNMNSHQQHHTSSVNQECPLQAGDENKSDSETDKPSHSGHSHDLIPAKSDNSR, via the coding sequence ATGATTTTTCAGTATGGCAGTATAAAAAAGCTAGTGATTCAATCGGCTGGAATCATTGCTTTACTGTGCCTTTGGGAGATAGGACCCCGGCTGGGCTGGGGCGATCCTCAGTTCTTGCCGCCATTTTCGGTTATATTGTCCGAGTGCTGGAAAATGTTTGTTGACGGCAGTCTTTATAGCCACTTAGTGATTAGTTTATGGCGGGTCGTGCTGGGATTGCTGCTCGCTGCTGTTATTGCACTGCCGGCAGGTTTTCTATTGGCAGGGCGATTTCCAGCCTATATCAAAAAGCTGAACCTATTATTCCGGCTGCTCAGTCATATTAATCCATTTTCGCTTTCCCCCTTATTTTTGTTGCTTTTTGGTATTGGCGAAACTGCCAAATTAGCCATTATTGTTTTTGTGTGCGTCTGGCCTATTTTATTCCATACACTTACAGGTGTACAGAACGTTGATCCCATGTTGATCAAGACGGCCCGTTCAATGAAAGTGACCGATTATATCCTGGCAAAAGAGGTGTTATTTCCGGGAGCGCTGCCGACAGTGATCACCGGGTTACGAATTGCCACGCAGATGGCTGTGTTTATGTTAGTCGCAGCCGAAATGCTAGGTGCAAAAGCTGGCTTAGGCTGGCTGATTCATAATTCAGCGATGCTGTTTGCAATACCAAGATTATATGCTGGCGGGTTATTTATCATTTTAACTGGATTTCTGATCAATAAAACCATTGTCCGGATTGAAAAGAACAGCATGTTCTGGCAGCAATCAGTTCGGCTGCTTGACGCTGAAGGGGATCAACTAAAAACCTATGCAGCAAAACAATATGTGCCGGTTCTTGCTGTTGCTATGATGGCTATCATCGGGCTGGGTGGGCTGGAACTGCACAATTTAGATGCTCAGCAAGCTTATCGTGAGAATAATATGAACAGTCATCAGCAGCATCATACTTCTTCAGTAAACCAAGAATGTCCGTTACAAGCTGGCGATGAGAACAAATCTGACAGTGAAACTGACAAACCTAGCCACAGTGGACATAGCCATGATTTAATCCCTGCAAAATCAGATAATTCCCGTTAA
- a CDS encoding sulfonate ABC transporter permease has product MKAWLWSDKVPVLIILAIWELISRLELVNVLLLPPVTKVVIMIWNMLFHGILAEHILISLSRAMGGFLLAILIAVPLGLIMGGGFRSIQQALEPLFEIGAQANPFILFHVIILFLGIGEAAKVSVIFWVCIWPILFNTVSGVRNVDVNLLKAAFAFGLSKWQVFIKIILPSAAPAIFTGLRLSAGYSFFLLIAAEMMGARSGLGYLVIYTQESYNVELIYATAFVITALGLFIDELIQYIEKKVVIWEYGQ; this is encoded by the coding sequence ATGAAAGCATGGTTGTGGTCCGATAAAGTTCCTGTTCTCATAATACTGGCTATATGGGAACTTATCAGTCGTCTGGAGTTGGTCAATGTGCTCTTGCTGCCGCCAGTTACTAAAGTTGTGATTATGATTTGGAATATGCTGTTCCATGGAATTCTGGCAGAGCATATTTTGATTAGTCTGTCGCGGGCAATGGGGGGCTTTCTATTAGCCATTTTGATAGCAGTTCCTTTAGGTTTGATTATGGGCGGCGGATTTCGCAGCATACAGCAGGCACTGGAACCACTGTTCGAAATTGGCGCTCAGGCTAATCCCTTTATCTTGTTCCATGTCATCATTTTGTTTCTGGGCATTGGCGAGGCAGCAAAGGTCAGCGTTATTTTCTGGGTTTGCATCTGGCCCATTTTATTTAATACTGTTTCTGGCGTACGTAATGTTGATGTAAATTTGCTTAAAGCCGCATTTGCCTTTGGATTAAGTAAATGGCAGGTTTTTATCAAAATCATTTTACCGTCTGCAGCACCAGCTATTTTTACCGGTTTAAGGCTAAGTGCCGGCTATTCATTTTTTCTGCTCATTGCGGCTGAAATGATGGGGGCGCGGTCAGGACTGGGCTATTTGGTTATTTATACTCAGGAAAGCTATAATGTCGAATTAATTTACGCAACAGCTTTTGTCATTACAGCGCTGGGATTGTTCATTGATGAACTCATCCAATATATCGAAAAGAAAGTTGTTATTTGGGAATATGGACAATAA